A region of Streptomyces halobius DNA encodes the following proteins:
- a CDS encoding ACP S-malonyltransferase, which produces MLVLVAPGQGAQTPGFLTPWLDLPGVEDRLREWSAAIDLDLVHYGTKADADEIRDTAVAQPLLVASALVSARQLFATAEDFSRLVGATAGHSVGELAASALTGVLSDAEAMTLVRKRGLAMAEAAAVTETGMSALLGGEPEAVLPHLEKLGLTPANVNGAGQIVAAGTAEQLAALAEDKPEGTRKVMPLKVAGAFHTHHMAPAVASLEAAVQELAPAEPHTRYVSNKDGQVVSSGTEVIERLVGQMANPVRWDRCMETFKELGVTAIIEAAPGGTLVGLAKRALPGVRTLALKSPDDLDVARTLIAEHSAAMA; this is translated from the coding sequence GTGCTCGTACTCGTCGCTCCCGGCCAAGGCGCTCAGACGCCCGGCTTCCTGACTCCCTGGCTCGACCTTCCCGGTGTCGAAGACCGGCTCCGTGAATGGTCCGCCGCCATCGACCTCGACCTGGTCCACTACGGCACAAAGGCCGACGCGGACGAGATCCGTGACACGGCGGTGGCGCAGCCGCTGCTGGTGGCCTCCGCGTTGGTCTCCGCACGGCAGCTGTTCGCCACGGCCGAGGACTTCTCCCGCCTGGTCGGCGCCACCGCCGGGCACAGCGTGGGCGAGTTGGCCGCCTCCGCGCTGACCGGCGTCCTCTCCGACGCCGAGGCCATGACGCTCGTACGGAAGCGAGGCCTGGCCATGGCCGAGGCCGCGGCCGTCACCGAGACGGGCATGTCCGCCCTGCTCGGCGGCGAGCCGGAGGCCGTGCTGCCGCACCTGGAGAAGCTGGGCCTGACCCCGGCGAACGTCAACGGCGCCGGGCAGATCGTGGCCGCGGGCACCGCCGAACAGCTCGCGGCGCTGGCCGAGGACAAGCCCGAGGGCACGCGGAAGGTCATGCCGCTCAAGGTCGCCGGCGCCTTTCACACGCACCACATGGCCCCGGCCGTCGCGTCCCTGGAAGCGGCGGTACAGGAGCTCGCCCCCGCCGAACCGCACACCCGTTACGTCTCCAACAAGGACGGCCAGGTCGTCAGCTCCGGCACCGAGGTCATAGAGCGGCTGGTGGGCCAGATGGCCAACCCGGTGCGCTGGGACCGGTGCATGGAGACCTTCAAGGAGCTGGGCGTCACCGCGATCATCGAGGCGGCCCCCGGCGGCACCCTCGTCGGTCTCGCCAAGCGCGCACTGCCCGGCGTCAGGACCCTGGCGCTGAAGTCCCCGGACGACCTCGACGTGGCCCGCACGCTGATCGCCGAGCACTCCGCCGCCATGGCCTGA
- a CDS encoding PucR family transcriptional regulator, with protein MSEPASRDAHPHSATLRRLEQSAGKLAAAAIARMDATLPWYRAMPPENRSWIGLVAQAGIAAFTEWFRHPETPQAISTDVFGTAPRELTRAITLRQTVEMVRTTIEVMESAIDDVAAPGDESVLREALLVYAREIAFATAQVYAQAAEARGAWDARLESLVVNAVLSGEADEGAVSRAAALGWNSPEHVCVVLGTAPDGDSELTVEAIRRAARHAKLQVLTGVLGSRLVVIAGGSDNPLKAAKALIGPYAAGPVVAGPVVSDLLAATRSAQAAAAGLRACAAWPDAPRPVLADDLLPERAMASDPVAREQLVEEIYRPLEEAGSALLETLSVYLEQASSLEGAARMLFVHPNTVRYRLRRVTDVTGWSPSDVRSAFTLRIALILGRLADGEAQL; from the coding sequence GTGTCTGAACCCGCATCGCGCGACGCGCACCCGCATTCGGCTACTCTCCGCCGCCTGGAGCAGTCGGCCGGCAAACTGGCGGCCGCGGCCATCGCCCGCATGGACGCCACACTGCCGTGGTACCGCGCGATGCCACCGGAGAACCGTTCCTGGATCGGCCTGGTGGCGCAGGCCGGTATCGCCGCGTTCACCGAATGGTTCCGGCATCCCGAGACGCCGCAGGCCATCAGCACCGATGTCTTCGGGACCGCACCGCGCGAGCTGACCCGGGCGATCACCCTGCGGCAGACCGTGGAGATGGTCCGGACGACCATCGAGGTCATGGAGTCCGCGATCGACGATGTCGCGGCGCCCGGCGATGAGTCCGTCCTGCGGGAGGCGCTGCTGGTCTACGCCCGGGAGATCGCCTTCGCCACCGCGCAGGTCTACGCACAGGCCGCCGAGGCGCGGGGCGCGTGGGACGCCCGGCTGGAGTCGCTGGTGGTCAACGCGGTGCTGTCGGGAGAGGCCGATGAGGGCGCCGTCTCCCGGGCCGCGGCGCTGGGCTGGAACTCTCCGGAACATGTCTGTGTGGTACTGGGCACCGCCCCGGACGGGGACAGCGAGCTGACCGTCGAGGCGATCCGGCGGGCCGCCCGGCACGCCAAGCTCCAGGTGCTGACGGGTGTCCTGGGCAGCCGTCTGGTGGTGATCGCGGGTGGCTCGGACAATCCGCTCAAGGCCGCGAAGGCGCTGATCGGCCCGTATGCGGCGGGTCCCGTGGTGGCCGGCCCGGTGGTCTCCGACCTGCTCGCCGCGACCCGGTCCGCGCAGGCCGCGGCCGCCGGACTACGGGCGTGCGCCGCCTGGCCGGACGCCCCGCGGCCGGTCCTCGCGGACGATCTCCTGCCGGAGCGCGCGATGGCTTCCGACCCGGTCGCGCGGGAGCAGTTGGTGGAGGAGATCTACAGACCGCTGGAGGAAGCGGGGTCGGCGCTCCTGGAGACGCTGAGCGTCTATCTGGAACAGGCGAGCAGCCTTGAGGGCGCGGCCCGGATGTTGTTCGTGCACCCCAACACCGTGCGCTATCGGCTGCGACGTGTGACAGACGTCACCGGCTGGTCGCCGTCCGATGTGCGCTCCGCGTTCACCTTGCGGATCGCGCTGATCCTGGGGCGTCTGGCTGACGGTGAGGCGCAACTCTAG
- a CDS encoding pirin family protein, giving the protein MIDVCRGAERYRGGDAEAGIETLHAFSFGPHFDPDNLRFGALIACNEEHLAVGAGFDEHPHRDTEIVTWVVEGELTHRDSTGHETTVRPGDLQRLSSAGGVRHIERNDGALPLRFVQMWLTSAGHVGGEPEYDVVRGIADGTPYAVPRAGAMLHLRRLADGERTAVPDVARVYVHVVRGAVRIGEWRLDAGDAARIADAEGLELTAAGRAECLVWEMGPEETSV; this is encoded by the coding sequence ATGATTGACGTGTGCAGGGGCGCGGAACGCTATCGGGGCGGCGATGCGGAGGCCGGGATCGAGACACTTCACGCGTTCTCCTTCGGGCCGCACTTCGACCCGGACAACCTGCGCTTCGGCGCGCTGATCGCCTGCAACGAGGAGCACCTCGCGGTCGGTGCCGGCTTCGACGAGCATCCGCACCGCGACACGGAGATCGTCACCTGGGTCGTCGAGGGCGAGCTGACGCACCGCGACTCGACGGGCCACGAGACCACCGTACGACCCGGCGATCTTCAGCGGCTCAGCTCGGCAGGCGGGGTGCGGCACATCGAGCGCAACGACGGCGCGCTGCCGCTGCGTTTCGTACAGATGTGGCTGACCTCGGCCGGCCATGTCGGCGGCGAGCCGGAGTACGACGTGGTCCGCGGCATCGCCGACGGCACCCCGTACGCGGTCCCACGGGCCGGCGCGATGCTGCATCTGCGCCGCCTCGCCGACGGGGAACGCACCGCGGTCCCGGACGTGGCGCGGGTGTATGTGCACGTGGTGCGGGGCGCGGTCCGGATCGGCGAGTGGCGCCTCGACGCGGGCGACGCAGCGCGGATCGCCGACGCGGAGGGGCTGGAGCTGACGGCGGCGGGGCGGGCGGAGTGCCTGGTGTGGGAGATGGGGCCGGAGGAGACGTCTGTGTAG
- a CDS encoding serine hydrolase domain-containing protein: MQSLRMIENWPVPTAAAAVVRADGTVAGTYGPLAHRFALASVTKPLAAYAALLAVEEGAIELDEPAGPEGSTVRHLLAHTSGLAFDEQRTMAEPGTRRLYSNTGFEVLGDHIAKATDIPFPQYLYEAVLEPLGMTATELPGSPAKDGVSTVADLIRFAAELQAPRLLAPETLAEATSVAYPGVTGVLPGYGHQKPNDWGLGFEIRDTKSPHWTGASSSPRTFGHFGQSGTFLWVDPDAGRADGKRTGAACVALTDRAFGPWAIEAWPVLTDAVLAELS, from the coding sequence ATGCAGAGCCTGCGGATGATCGAGAACTGGCCGGTGCCCACCGCTGCCGCCGCCGTCGTACGCGCCGACGGCACGGTGGCCGGGACGTACGGACCGCTGGCGCACCGTTTCGCGCTGGCGTCGGTGACCAAGCCACTCGCCGCGTACGCCGCGCTGCTGGCCGTCGAGGAGGGTGCCATCGAGCTGGACGAACCGGCCGGCCCGGAGGGGTCCACGGTCCGTCATCTCCTCGCGCACACCTCGGGCCTGGCCTTCGACGAGCAGCGCACGATGGCCGAGCCGGGCACCCGCCGGCTCTATTCCAACACCGGCTTCGAGGTGCTCGGCGACCATATCGCCAAGGCGACCGACATCCCCTTCCCGCAGTATCTGTACGAGGCGGTGCTGGAGCCGCTCGGTATGACCGCGACCGAGCTGCCCGGCTCGCCCGCGAAGGACGGCGTCTCGACCGTCGCGGATCTGATCCGGTTCGCCGCCGAGCTGCAGGCGCCGCGGCTGCTCGCGCCGGAGACGCTGGCGGAGGCGACCTCGGTGGCCTACCCCGGCGTGACGGGTGTCCTGCCCGGCTACGGGCACCAGAAGCCCAACGACTGGGGACTGGGCTTCGAGATCCGTGACACCAAGTCGCCGCACTGGACCGGCGCGTCGTCCTCACCCCGCACGTTCGGGCATTTCGGGCAGTCGGGGACATTTCTGTGGGTGGACCCGGACGCCGGGCGGGCGGACGGGAAGCGCACCGGAGCGGCGTGTGTGGCGCTGACCGACCGGGCCTTCGGGCCGTGGGCCATCGAAGCCTGGCCGGTCCTCACCGACGCGGTCCTCGCCGAGCTGAGCTGA
- a CDS encoding MerR family transcriptional regulator, whose protein sequence is MTVTQSEPLTDGEIATDERPGGLRERPDTLPVAVRACAATPVHPRPTGRDRYTISEVAEHTGLSAHTLRWYERIGLMPHVDRTHTGQRRFTNRDLDWLSLVTKLRLTGMPVADMVRYAELVRAGEATFTERRELLTAHREDVRQRIAELHSTLDILDYKIGIYADTGLSVG, encoded by the coding sequence ATGACGGTGACGCAGAGCGAACCGCTGACGGACGGCGAGATCGCGACCGACGAGCGGCCGGGCGGACTGCGCGAGCGCCCCGACACCCTGCCGGTCGCGGTCCGCGCCTGCGCGGCGACGCCCGTCCACCCGCGGCCGACCGGCCGGGACCGGTACACGATCAGCGAAGTGGCCGAGCACACCGGCCTCAGCGCCCACACCCTGCGCTGGTACGAGCGCATAGGTCTGATGCCGCATGTGGACCGTACGCACACCGGGCAGCGCCGTTTCACCAACCGTGACCTGGACTGGCTGAGCCTGGTGACCAAGCTGCGGCTCACCGGCATGCCGGTCGCGGACATGGTCCGCTACGCCGAGCTGGTCCGGGCCGGCGAGGCCACCTTCACCGAGCGCCGGGAACTGCTGACCGCGCACCGTGAGGACGTACGGCAGCGCATCGCGGAGCTGCACAGCACGCTGGACATACTCGACTACAAGATCGGCATCTATGCCGACACCGGGCTCAGCGTCGGATAG
- a CDS encoding acyltransferase family protein: MAIALLAPAGRTGRRAAPETAPKATWQAVRKAVRSIEQRTPAHRDRAIDGLRALALLAVPTGHWLLGGFTLDADGALHNASPLSAFGLLSPTSWVLQMLGIFFLVGGHASVLSYRRAIEQGGSTGGWLRGRLVRLGRPVLGVTAVWALLLPLLYVTGVPEATLRTGATLVVQPLWFVGVYAAITALTPYCVHAARRMGSWAAAPLLAAVAVVDFLRYGPLADSLPSWLSLLNLLPGWMFAYQLGVSWGEKRLGRRAAWSLLFGGAALFAALLLFFHYPASMVGVPGQDRTNSHPPSLLVLALAAAQSGAAILLRDRIAELLRRPALWAPVVVINLSAMTILCWHQTAMLSAAVPASFFGPDAVPGLTLAPDTLGWILARLAWLPVFAVALILIGRTTHRFEAPWTDVTRLRRAVAAVLAMGFAVFALGLA; encoded by the coding sequence ATGGCCATCGCACTCCTCGCACCCGCCGGCCGTACGGGCCGGAGAGCAGCCCCGGAAACCGCACCAAAAGCAACCTGGCAAGCAGTCCGGAAAGCAGTCCGCTCGATCGAGCAGCGCACCCCCGCCCACCGTGACCGCGCCATCGACGGCCTGCGGGCCCTGGCGCTGCTCGCCGTGCCCACCGGTCACTGGCTGCTCGGTGGATTCACCCTCGACGCCGACGGGGCGCTGCACAACGCCAGCCCGCTGTCCGCCTTCGGCCTTCTCTCGCCCACCAGTTGGGTGCTGCAGATGCTCGGCATCTTCTTCCTGGTCGGCGGCCATGCCTCGGTGCTGTCCTACCGGCGGGCCATCGAACAGGGCGGGTCCACCGGCGGCTGGCTGCGCGGCCGCCTGGTACGGCTGGGCCGCCCGGTGCTCGGGGTGACGGCCGTATGGGCGCTGCTGCTCCCGCTGCTGTACGTGACGGGGGTGCCGGAGGCGACCCTGCGGACCGGGGCGACGCTGGTGGTCCAGCCGCTGTGGTTCGTCGGCGTCTATGCCGCGATCACCGCACTGACGCCGTACTGCGTACATGCGGCGCGGCGGATGGGCTCGTGGGCCGCGGCACCCCTGCTCGCCGCGGTGGCCGTGGTGGACTTCCTGCGTTACGGACCGCTCGCGGACTCCCTGCCCTCCTGGCTGAGCCTGCTCAATCTCCTCCCCGGCTGGATGTTCGCCTATCAACTCGGCGTCTCCTGGGGCGAGAAGCGGCTCGGCAGGCGCGCCGCCTGGTCACTGCTGTTCGGGGGCGCCGCCCTGTTCGCCGCGCTGCTGCTGTTCTTTCACTACCCGGCGAGCATGGTCGGCGTCCCCGGCCAGGACCGTACGAACTCGCACCCGCCGTCGCTGCTGGTCCTGGCCCTGGCGGCGGCGCAGTCCGGCGCGGCGATCCTGCTCCGCGACCGCATCGCGGAGCTGCTGCGCCGACCCGCCCTCTGGGCGCCGGTCGTCGTCATCAATCTCTCCGCGATGACGATCCTGTGCTGGCACCAGACGGCGATGCTCTCGGCCGCCGTGCCCGCGTCCTTCTTCGGTCCGGACGCGGTCCCCGGTCTGACCCTCGCGCCCGACACCCTCGGCTGGATCCTCGCCCGGCTCGCCTGGCTGCCCGTCTTCGCCGTGGCCCTGATCCTCATCGGCCGCACCACGCACCGCTTCGAGGCACCCTGGACCGACGTCACCCGCCTGCGCCGCGCCGTCGCGGCCGTCCTGGCCATGGGGTTCGCGGTCTTCGCGCTGGGATTGGCGTGA
- a CDS encoding alpha/beta hydrolase, with amino-acid sequence MSVLRSATRRGKRTLVAAALAVTIAAGTGGWAAGSAQTAVTGPPPGAAAWRADHSLGVRLPDPATAAPSDVARFFASLTDTQRHTLAARHPLTVGNLDGAPVTLRYEANALALKAERDRQLARATDPAGTLQDHQQARKAAGRCADLLTPGRHILAFDPRGRGHVAEVHGDLTTAERTAVIVPGSDIDLASFDRAKDPYGTPTGMATSLRVRMTADAPGTRTAVIAWAGYTTPVGLGPDAATGRLAEAGAPRLARLLSGLAATGAPAPTVLCHSYGSVVCGLAAPEVGQGEIADLVVFGSPGMRRDSVADLRTSARVWAARDASDWIGDIPNVELLGLGHGEDPAGPAFGARHVSAERAEGHTGYLAPGTDSLRNFAAIVLGRYAEVR; translated from the coding sequence ATGTCCGTGCTGCGAAGCGCCACTCGGCGCGGCAAGCGCACGCTCGTCGCCGCCGCACTCGCGGTGACCATCGCCGCCGGAACCGGCGGGTGGGCGGCCGGTTCCGCACAGACCGCCGTCACCGGCCCGCCGCCCGGCGCCGCCGCCTGGCGCGCCGACCACTCCCTCGGCGTCCGGCTGCCGGACCCCGCGACCGCGGCCCCCTCCGACGTCGCCCGCTTCTTCGCCTCGCTGACCGACACCCAGCGGCACACCCTCGCGGCCCGGCATCCGTTGACCGTGGGCAATCTCGACGGTGCGCCGGTCACCCTGCGGTACGAGGCCAACGCCCTCGCCCTGAAGGCCGAGCGGGACCGTCAGCTGGCCCGTGCCACCGACCCGGCCGGCACCCTCCAGGATCACCAGCAGGCCAGGAAGGCGGCCGGCCGCTGCGCCGACCTGCTCACACCCGGCCGTCACATCCTCGCCTTCGATCCGCGTGGACGCGGTCACGTCGCGGAAGTCCACGGCGACTTGACCACCGCCGAACGCACTGCGGTGATCGTGCCCGGCTCGGACATCGATCTGGCCTCCTTCGACCGCGCGAAGGATCCGTACGGCACTCCGACCGGCATGGCCACCTCGCTGCGTGTCCGGATGACCGCCGACGCGCCCGGCACCCGTACGGCCGTCATCGCCTGGGCCGGGTACACCACCCCGGTGGGGCTCGGTCCTGACGCCGCCACCGGCCGGCTCGCGGAGGCCGGTGCGCCGCGGCTGGCCCGTCTGTTGTCCGGTCTCGCCGCCACCGGCGCCCCGGCCCCCACCGTGCTCTGCCACAGCTACGGGTCCGTCGTCTGCGGACTGGCCGCACCGGAGGTGGGCCAGGGCGAGATCGCCGACCTGGTCGTCTTCGGCTCGCCCGGTATGCGCCGGGACAGCGTGGCGGACCTGCGTACCTCGGCACGGGTCTGGGCGGCCCGCGACGCGTCCGACTGGATCGGCGACATCCCGAACGTCGAACTGCTGGGCCTCGGCCATGGCGAGGACCCCGCCGGCCCCGCCTTCGGCGCTCGTCATGTCTCCGCAGAGCGGGCCGAGGGACACACCGGATATCTGGCCCCCGGTACGGATTCCCTGCGCAACTTCGCCGCCATCGTGCTCGGCCGCTACGCCGAGGTGCGGTGA
- a CDS encoding response regulator has product MTTRVIIVDDQAMVRAGFAALLAAQSDIDVVGDAPDGVQGVELSRRVHPDVVLMDVRMPEMDGLEAARQLLDPPIGVTHRPKVLMLTTFDVDDYVYEALRAGASGFLLKDAPPADLISAVRVVAAGEALLAPSVTRRLIADFARRRPALRKDRTSLRLNGLTPRETEVLELIARGLSNQEIADALVLAEQTVKTHIGRVLAKLELRDRAQAVIFAYESGLVTPGDR; this is encoded by the coding sequence ATGACCACTCGGGTGATCATCGTCGACGACCAGGCCATGGTGCGGGCGGGGTTCGCCGCACTGCTCGCCGCACAGAGCGATATCGATGTGGTGGGCGACGCACCGGACGGCGTGCAGGGCGTGGAGCTGAGCCGCCGGGTGCATCCGGATGTGGTGCTGATGGATGTGCGGATGCCCGAGATGGACGGGCTGGAGGCGGCCCGTCAGCTGCTCGATCCGCCCATCGGCGTCACCCACCGCCCGAAGGTGCTGATGCTGACCACCTTCGATGTCGATGACTACGTATACGAAGCGTTGCGCGCGGGTGCGTCCGGATTTCTGCTGAAGGACGCGCCGCCGGCCGATCTGATCTCCGCCGTCCGCGTCGTGGCGGCCGGTGAGGCGCTGCTCGCGCCGTCGGTGACACGGCGGCTGATCGCCGACTTCGCGCGCCGGCGCCCGGCCCTCCGCAAGGACCGCACCTCCCTCCGGCTCAACGGCCTCACCCCGCGCGAAACGGAGGTCCTGGAGCTGATCGCCCGTGGTCTGTCGAACCAGGAGATCGCCGATGCGCTGGTACTCGCCGAGCAGACGGTGAAGACCCATATCGGCCGCGTCCTCGCCAAGTTGGAGCTGCGCGACCGCGCCCAGGCCGTGATCTTCGCGTATGAGTCCGGCCTGGTCACACCCGGAGACCGGTGA
- a CDS encoding sensor histidine kinase: MSRRSLTTEREPTRSAGRESARSRAMRAARQALRVLVVELGTPAGPGTPLFGTVQNRWLRWLPYFVAFVFAVSLLPSSINVLANDYGMNGGLAGGLATAQTAPLLLAVARPLQAWWVIFAADVGCALALIGTDGVAGRAWPWPPTVIVGYLVLMLALSLREHRRTLVAVWLTTGAAGILAEPLTPEHSEGTSVLLFVLSGVMLLIGAALRERGDTQRKLLEQETISEAERARRTLLEERTRIARELHDVVAHHMSVITVQADSAPYRISGIPKEAQEEFGAIAATARESLAEMRRLLGVLRSEDSERHGDPEKTPQPGIGQLPKLVEGTVRGGVPVELTLPEEPVALEPAVDLSAYRIVQEALANVVRHAPGARTRVSVKTTADGSRLTVLVVNSAPPAPSAPLETTGTGHGLIGMRERVRLVAGSLDTGPLPDGGFRVAAQLPLTGAPSSGDAQSGDARSEDTQSRDTRPGNAARTGSASSAPDSAKDFPSA, translated from the coding sequence ATGTCCAGACGATCTCTCACCACAGAACGCGAGCCGACCCGCAGCGCCGGGCGCGAGTCGGCCCGCAGCCGGGCGATGCGCGCCGCGCGGCAGGCGCTGCGTGTCCTCGTCGTCGAGCTCGGCACCCCGGCCGGGCCCGGCACCCCGCTGTTCGGGACGGTCCAGAACCGCTGGCTGCGCTGGCTGCCCTATTTCGTCGCGTTCGTGTTCGCGGTCTCGCTGCTGCCGTCGAGTATCAACGTCCTGGCCAACGACTACGGCATGAACGGCGGGCTGGCCGGCGGGCTCGCCACCGCGCAGACCGCTCCGCTGCTGCTCGCGGTGGCCCGGCCGCTCCAGGCGTGGTGGGTGATCTTCGCGGCGGATGTGGGGTGCGCACTGGCCCTCATCGGGACCGACGGCGTCGCGGGCCGCGCCTGGCCCTGGCCGCCGACGGTGATCGTCGGCTACCTCGTCCTGATGCTGGCGCTGTCACTGCGTGAGCACCGCCGCACCCTCGTCGCCGTATGGCTGACGACCGGAGCGGCCGGCATACTCGCCGAGCCGCTGACCCCCGAGCACAGCGAAGGCACCTCGGTACTGCTGTTCGTCCTCTCCGGCGTGATGCTGCTGATCGGCGCCGCCCTGCGGGAACGGGGCGACACCCAGCGGAAGTTGCTGGAGCAGGAGACCATCAGCGAGGCGGAGCGCGCCCGCCGGACGCTGCTGGAGGAACGCACCCGCATCGCCCGCGAGCTGCATGACGTCGTCGCCCACCACATGTCGGTGATCACGGTCCAGGCCGACAGCGCCCCGTACCGCATCAGCGGGATACCCAAGGAGGCCCAGGAGGAGTTCGGGGCGATCGCCGCGACCGCGCGCGAATCGCTGGCGGAGATGCGGCGGTTGCTGGGGGTGCTGCGCAGCGAGGATTCGGAGCGGCACGGCGATCCGGAGAAGACCCCGCAGCCGGGGATCGGACAACTGCCGAAGCTGGTCGAAGGGACCGTCCGAGGCGGTGTGCCGGTCGAGTTGACGCTGCCCGAGGAGCCGGTGGCGCTGGAACCGGCGGTGGATCTGTCGGCGTACCGGATCGTGCAGGAGGCGCTGGCCAATGTGGTACGGCATGCGCCGGGAGCGCGGACCCGGGTGTCGGTGAAGACGACGGCGGACGGCTCGCGGCTGACGGTCCTGGTCGTCAACTCCGCGCCGCCCGCGCCGTCCGCGCCGCTGGAGACCACCGGGACCGGGCATGGCCTGATCGGGATGCGGGAGCGGGTGCGTCTGGTGGCGGGTTCACTGGACACCGGGCCGCTGCCGGACGGCGGCTTCCGGGTCGCGGCCCAGCTCCCGCTGACCGGGGCGCCGTCGTCCGGGGACGCACAGTCCGGAGACGCACGGTCCGAGGACACACAGTCTCGGGACACACGGCCCGGGAACGCCGCCCGCACAGGTTCCGCCTCCTCGGCTCCCGACTCCGCAAAGGACTTTCCCTCCGCATGA
- a CDS encoding DUF4429 domain-containing protein encodes MGDVLAGFHAVWEFDTDSVLIRFERGIRRPKLFQALGERRIPYEALRSVELSEGRRGTVVLHAVPRHGADPLMEAADGQLKEDADPYRLVLPAEHGTLAEYYADELRTALGPASKEPAERHLVAAPEPPLHFKAYDGKASFDGRSVAFRWFWTGASSAKWKRGDQTFTVGELAGVEWRSPEIFNGYLRLLERGGRDAAADEADQDPAAVVFGLGYGPVHESLPFAASVLQAVRAAEPAQDTASREPVRRAGDARRDPADIADRIRHLGELHKAGLLTDDEFSAKKAELLAEL; translated from the coding sequence ATGGGTGATGTGCTGGCCGGTTTTCACGCCGTCTGGGAGTTTGATACGGACTCCGTACTCATCCGCTTCGAACGGGGGATCCGCAGGCCGAAGCTGTTCCAGGCGCTCGGCGAGCGACGCATTCCGTACGAGGCGTTGAGGTCCGTCGAGCTGTCCGAGGGCAGACGGGGCACGGTGGTGCTGCACGCCGTGCCACGGCACGGCGCCGACCCTCTGATGGAGGCGGCGGACGGACAGCTCAAGGAGGACGCCGACCCGTACCGGCTGGTGCTGCCGGCCGAGCACGGGACACTGGCCGAGTACTACGCCGACGAGCTGCGCACCGCGCTGGGGCCCGCCTCCAAGGAGCCCGCCGAGCGCCATCTGGTGGCCGCTCCGGAACCGCCGCTGCACTTCAAGGCGTACGACGGCAAGGCGTCCTTCGACGGGCGGTCGGTCGCCTTCCGGTGGTTCTGGACGGGCGCGTCGTCCGCGAAGTGGAAGCGGGGCGACCAGACCTTCACGGTCGGCGAGCTGGCCGGGGTGGAGTGGCGCTCGCCGGAGATCTTCAACGGCTATCTGCGGCTGCTGGAGCGCGGGGGCCGGGACGCGGCGGCCGACGAGGCCGACCAGGACCCGGCGGCGGTGGTCTTCGGCCTCGGCTACGGCCCGGTCCACGAGTCGCTGCCGTTCGCGGCCTCGGTGCTGCAGGCCGTACGGGCCGCCGAGCCGGCACAGGACACCGCGTCCCGCGAGCCGGTACGCCGTGCCGGGGACGCGCGCCGGGACCCGGCGGACATCGCGGACCGGATCCGGCACCTCGGTGAGCTGCACAAGGCGGGACTGCTGACGGACGACGAGTTCAGCGCGAAGAAGGCGGAGTTGTTGGCGGAGCTTTAG